One segment of Pseudodesulfovibrio sp. 5S69 DNA contains the following:
- a CDS encoding glutamine synthetase family protein: MSIPVFNCKNADDVMKAVKDYNVSFIQYWFVDILGTLKSFQITPSELEASFEEGMGFDGSSILGFCRIDESDMVAMPDPTTFQICSWRPSEKPVARMFCDVVNPDGSPFEADSRFVLKKVMAQAAEKGYTFYVGPELEFFLFADDQDTETLDAGGYFDAPPLDLGNNIRRDIIFALGAMGIQVEYSHHEVAPSQHEIDLRYQEGMKMADTAMTYRVVVKETARKFGCYATFMPKPIFGENGSGMHVHQSLFKNGRNVFYDANDEYHLSSEGKAYIAGILKHAPEFVCVTNQWVNSYKRLVPGYEAPVYIAWARRNRSALVRVPMYKPGKENATRMELRCPDPAANPYLAFAVQLAAGLKGIEENYTLADPVEEDIFAMNDRQLKRNKIKALPGSLYEAAMNLQKSAFMKEVLGEHLHTALVDNKIAEWDEYRTQVTEYELDKYLPIL; the protein is encoded by the coding sequence ATGAGTATCCCTGTTTTCAATTGCAAGAACGCGGACGACGTGATGAAGGCGGTCAAGGACTACAACGTCAGCTTCATCCAGTACTGGTTCGTGGACATCCTCGGCACCCTGAAGAGCTTCCAGATCACCCCCAGCGAGCTTGAGGCTTCCTTTGAAGAGGGCATGGGCTTCGACGGCTCGTCCATCCTCGGCTTCTGCCGCATCGACGAATCCGACATGGTCGCGATGCCCGACCCGACCACCTTCCAGATCTGCTCCTGGCGGCCCTCGGAGAAACCGGTCGCCCGCATGTTCTGCGACGTGGTCAACCCGGACGGCTCTCCGTTCGAGGCTGACTCCCGCTTCGTGCTCAAGAAGGTCATGGCCCAGGCCGCGGAAAAGGGCTACACCTTCTATGTGGGCCCCGAGCTTGAATTTTTCCTGTTCGCCGACGACCAGGACACCGAGACCCTGGACGCGGGCGGCTACTTCGACGCCCCGCCGCTGGATCTGGGCAACAACATCCGCCGCGACATCATTTTCGCCCTGGGCGCCATGGGCATCCAGGTGGAGTACTCCCACCACGAGGTCGCCCCGTCCCAGCACGAGATCGACCTGCGCTACCAGGAAGGCATGAAGATGGCCGACACGGCCATGACCTACCGCGTGGTGGTCAAGGAGACCGCCCGCAAGTTCGGCTGCTACGCCACGTTCATGCCCAAGCCCATCTTCGGCGAGAACGGCTCGGGCATGCACGTCCACCAGTCCCTGTTCAAGAACGGGCGCAACGTCTTCTACGACGCCAACGACGAGTACCACCTGTCCAGCGAGGGCAAGGCCTACATCGCGGGCATCCTCAAGCACGCCCCGGAGTTCGTCTGCGTGACCAACCAGTGGGTCAACTCCTACAAGCGGCTGGTGCCCGGCTACGAGGCCCCGGTGTACATCGCCTGGGCGCGGCGCAACCGCTCGGCCCTGGTCCGCGTGCCCATGTACAAGCCCGGCAAGGAGAACGCCACCCGCATGGAGCTGCGCTGCCCGGACCCGGCCGCCAACCCCTACCTGGCCTTCGCGGTCCAACTGGCCGCGGGCCTCAAGGGCATCGAGGAAAACTACACCCTGGCCGACCCGGTGGAAGAGGACATCTTCGCCATGAACGACCGCCAGCTCAAGCGTAACAAGATCAAGGCCCTGCCCGGATCCCTGTACGAGGCGGCCATGAACCTGCAGAAGTCCGCCTTCATGAAGGAAGTTCTGGGCGAGCACCTGCACACCGCCCTGGTCGACAACAAGATCGCCGAGTGGGACGAATACCGCACCCAGGTCACGGAATATGAATTGGACAAGTATCTGCCGATACTTTAG
- a CDS encoding universal stress protein, with protein MKISRILLPVDGSRLSDAAADMAIDMAGGEATVVLLTVRRTVPTGLGQPNANELLEYLNQGAEEVMTHYRAKLTNANVDFQELVIGGDVAEVISNVADNEQCDIIVMGSKGKSDLEGLFLGSVTHKVLQTTTKPVLVVK; from the coding sequence ATGAAGATCTCCCGAATTCTCCTCCCCGTTGACGGGTCCCGACTGTCCGACGCCGCCGCCGACATGGCCATCGACATGGCCGGAGGTGAGGCCACCGTCGTCCTGCTGACCGTGCGCAGGACCGTGCCCACCGGCCTGGGCCAGCCCAACGCCAACGAATTGCTCGAATACCTGAACCAGGGTGCCGAGGAGGTCATGACCCATTACCGGGCCAAGCTGACCAACGCCAACGTGGATTTCCAGGAGCTGGTCATCGGCGGCGACGTGGCCGAGGTCATCAGCAACGTGGCCGACAACGAGCAGTGCGACATCATCGTCATGGGCTCCAAGGGCAAGTCCGACCTCGAAGGGCTGTTCCTCGGCTCGGTTACCCACAAGGTCCTCCAGACCACGACCAAGCCCGTGCTGGTGGTCAAGTAG
- a CDS encoding ArsR/SmtB family transcription factor — MQEILLADRFEERAKVVKAMAHPSRLKMIDELSRGERCVCDLRELVGADMSTVSKHLSVLKKAGIVEDERRGKQIYYRLRVPCVINFFHCIESVLEAKGK; from the coding sequence ATGCAGGAAATCTTACTGGCCGACCGTTTCGAGGAGCGGGCCAAGGTGGTCAAGGCCATGGCCCATCCGTCGAGACTGAAGATGATCGACGAACTGTCACGCGGCGAGCGGTGCGTCTGTGACCTGCGCGAGTTGGTCGGGGCGGATATGTCCACCGTGTCCAAGCATCTGTCCGTGCTCAAGAAGGCGGGCATCGTCGAGGACGAGCGGCGCGGCAAGCAGATTTACTACCGGCTGCGCGTGCCCTGCGTGATCAACTTCTTCCACTGCATCGAGTCCGTGCTCGAAGCCAAGGGGAAGTAG
- a CDS encoding SPFH domain-containing protein has translation MDPATMTSLVTALVFVLLVVVLIIKTAVVVPQKSQFVVERLGKYAKTIGAGLHILIPFIDRIAYKRSLKEEVMDIPAQTCITRDNVSVTIDGVLYIRVMDAKMSAYGIENYYIAASQLAQTSLRSAIGKIDLDKTFEERESINASVVQAVDEAAQEWGVKVMRYEIKDITPPGTVMAAMEAQMKAEREKRAEIATSEGDRQSRINRAEGLRQEAIHVSEGEKQKRINEAEGQAQEILLVADATAEGIRKVAEAVNLPGGPEAMNLKVAQQYVSEFGKLAKTNNTMIIPADLAGMGGMVATATEIINTAMHKGRGGKGDCKAVQPGQPDLKME, from the coding sequence ATGGATCCCGCAACCATGACATCTCTGGTCACGGCCCTGGTTTTCGTCCTCCTGGTGGTCGTCCTGATCATCAAGACCGCCGTGGTCGTGCCCCAGAAAAGCCAGTTCGTCGTCGAGCGGCTCGGCAAATACGCCAAGACCATCGGCGCGGGCCTGCACATCCTCATCCCGTTCATCGACCGCATCGCCTACAAGCGGTCCCTCAAGGAAGAGGTCATGGACATTCCGGCCCAGACCTGCATCACCCGCGACAACGTATCCGTGACCATCGACGGCGTGCTCTACATCCGCGTCATGGACGCCAAGATGTCCGCCTACGGCATCGAAAACTACTACATCGCCGCGTCCCAGCTGGCCCAGACCTCCCTGCGCTCGGCCATCGGCAAGATCGACCTGGACAAGACCTTCGAGGAACGCGAGTCCATCAACGCCTCCGTAGTCCAGGCCGTGGACGAGGCCGCCCAGGAATGGGGCGTCAAGGTCATGCGCTATGAGATCAAGGACATCACTCCTCCGGGCACCGTCATGGCCGCCATGGAGGCCCAGATGAAGGCCGAACGCGAAAAGCGCGCCGAGATCGCCACCTCCGAAGGCGACCGCCAGTCGCGCATCAACCGCGCCGAAGGGTTGCGCCAGGAGGCCATCCACGTCTCGGAAGGCGAAAAACAGAAGCGCATCAACGAGGCCGAAGGCCAGGCCCAGGAAATTCTCCTCGTGGCCGACGCCACCGCCGAAGGCATCCGCAAGGTCGCCGAGGCCGTCAACCTGCCCGGCGGCCCCGAGGCCATGAACCTCAAGGTCGCCCAGCAGTATGTCTCCGAGTTCGGCAAACTGGCCAAGACCAACAACACCATGATCATCCCCGCCGACCTCGCCGGCATGGGCGGCATGGTCGCCACCGCCACCGAAATCATCAATACCGCCATGCACAAGGGCAGGGGCGGCAAGGGCGACTGCAAGGCCGTCCAGCCCGGACAGCCCGATTTAAAGATGGAATAA
- a CDS encoding permease, whose amino-acid sequence MSEQNNISCACEGGAPKAAKPGVGAGVGRILLLQVLAVAAWYVLYLQLLPFSNWFAYGLLGLDPASHLGSAVQFFVYDTPKVLMLLLLVVYGVGILRSFVTVNWTRAFLAGKRESAGNVLAALLGVVTPFCSCSAVPLFIGFMTAGIPLGVTFSFLIAAPMVNEIALVLLYGLLGWKIAALYFATGISIAVVAGWVMGRMRLEPYVEDWVREIRAGEAADEPHMTWKDRFTYALESVRDIVGRVWKYVVLGIAVGAAIHGYVPEGQLAGIMGSEAWWSVPLSVLLGIPMYTNAAGVIPVVEALLGKGAALGTTLAFMMSVIALSFPEMVILRKVLKPRLIAAFIGVVGCGILIVGYLFNAII is encoded by the coding sequence ATGTCTGAACAGAACAACATCTCCTGCGCCTGCGAGGGCGGTGCGCCCAAGGCCGCCAAGCCCGGCGTGGGAGCCGGGGTCGGGCGCATCCTGCTCCTGCAGGTCCTGGCCGTGGCTGCCTGGTACGTCCTGTACCTGCAACTGCTGCCCTTCTCCAACTGGTTCGCCTACGGCCTGCTCGGGCTCGATCCGGCCAGCCACCTGGGATCGGCCGTGCAGTTCTTCGTCTACGACACCCCCAAGGTGCTCATGCTCCTGCTGCTCGTGGTCTACGGCGTGGGCATCCTGCGCTCGTTCGTGACCGTCAACTGGACCCGCGCCTTCCTGGCCGGAAAGCGGGAGTCCGCGGGCAACGTGCTGGCCGCCCTGCTCGGCGTGGTCACCCCGTTCTGCTCCTGCTCGGCCGTGCCCCTGTTCATCGGGTTCATGACCGCGGGCATCCCGCTGGGCGTGACCTTCTCCTTCCTCATCGCCGCGCCCATGGTCAACGAGATCGCCCTGGTCCTGCTTTACGGCCTGCTCGGCTGGAAGATCGCGGCCCTGTATTTCGCCACCGGCATCTCCATCGCCGTGGTTGCGGGCTGGGTCATGGGCCGTATGCGCCTGGAGCCATACGTCGAGGACTGGGTCCGCGAGATCCGCGCGGGCGAGGCCGCCGACGAGCCGCACATGACCTGGAAGGACCGCTTCACCTACGCGCTCGAATCCGTTCGCGACATCGTGGGCCGGGTCTGGAAGTACGTGGTTCTGGGCATCGCCGTGGGTGCGGCCATCCACGGCTACGTGCCGGAAGGGCAGTTGGCCGGGATCATGGGCAGCGAGGCCTGGTGGTCCGTGCCCCTGTCCGTGCTGCTCGGCATCCCCATGTACACCAACGCGGCGGGCGTCATCCCGGTGGTCGAGGCCCTGCTCGGCAAGGGCGCGGCGCTCGGCACCACGCTGGCCTTCATGATGTCCGTCATCGCCCTGTCCTTCCCTGAGATGGTCATCCTGCGCAAGGTCCTCAAGCCGAGGCTCATCGCCGCCTTCATCGGGGTGGTCGGCTGCGGCATCCTCATCGTCGGCTATCTTTTCAATGCTATCATCTAA
- a CDS encoding substrate-binding periplasmic protein translates to METETHPFFRAPARGLAWCLVWCLVWCLPALAKERVVVVSDSWMPYNGTPGSSREGYAVEILRAVFERRGFTVEYRELPWKRAVRDVRSGRADILIGATRDELPDFIFPKTSLGRSELCFFSMDGSWRFTGRESLTGVVTGFVQGHSYPRWFLDDIRRHPERFHALHGDDAFVRMLAMLAEGRVQVIPGSRAVVDFYAQQAGLEDRVFLAGCSLEDDHELFFALSPADMPRSRLLAGILDRGVDTLRNTGHLNHLLIKYGLKDWIKVR, encoded by the coding sequence ATGGAGACCGAAACCCACCCGTTTTTCCGGGCCCCGGCTCGGGGCCTTGCCTGGTGCCTTGTCTGGTGTCTTGTCTGGTGTCTGCCCGCCCTGGCTAAGGAACGCGTGGTCGTGGTCTCGGATAGCTGGATGCCATACAACGGCACGCCGGGCTCAAGCCGCGAGGGATACGCCGTGGAGATTTTGCGCGCCGTGTTCGAGCGGCGCGGCTTCACCGTGGAGTACCGCGAACTGCCCTGGAAGCGGGCGGTACGCGACGTGCGCTCGGGCCGGGCCGATATCCTCATCGGCGCGACTCGGGACGAACTGCCCGATTTTATTTTCCCCAAGACCTCCCTGGGCCGGAGCGAACTGTGCTTCTTCTCCATGGACGGCTCGTGGCGCTTCACCGGGCGGGAATCCCTCACGGGCGTCGTTACCGGATTTGTCCAGGGGCACAGCTACCCCCGCTGGTTCCTGGACGACATACGGCGCCATCCCGAGCGGTTCCACGCCCTGCACGGTGACGACGCCTTCGTGCGCATGCTGGCCATGCTCGCCGAGGGGCGGGTCCAGGTCATCCCCGGCAGCCGGGCCGTGGTCGATTTTTACGCGCAGCAGGCGGGCCTGGAGGACAGGGTGTTCCTGGCCGGATGCAGCCTGGAGGACGATCACGAGTTGTTCTTCGCCCTGTCGCCCGCCGACATGCCGAGGTCCCGGCTGCTGGCCGGCATCCTGGACCGGGGCGTCGACACCCTGCGCAACACCGGCCACCTCAACCACCTGCTCATCAAGTACGGTCTCAAGGACTGGATCAAGGTCCGCTAG
- a CDS encoding thioredoxin family protein, with protein MKILVMGPGCPKCEQTEKTVRDAVAEAGIAADIEKVKDFQEIAKYGIFSTPAVVIDGEVKVVGKAPSKKEVLSWLK; from the coding sequence ATGAAAATTCTGGTCATGGGCCCCGGCTGCCCCAAGTGTGAACAGACCGAAAAGACCGTGCGCGACGCCGTGGCCGAAGCGGGCATCGCCGCGGACATCGAAAAGGTCAAGGATTTCCAGGAAATCGCCAAGTACGGCATCTTCTCCACCCCGGCGGTGGTCATCGACGGCGAGGTCAAGGTGGTCGGCAAGGCCCCGTCCAAGAAAGAAGTTCTCAGCTGGCTGAAGTAG
- a CDS encoding MOSC domain-containing protein produces the protein MGTVQAVNISDRTGEKKHEVDSITLIEDYGVEHDAHGGSGRQVSLLALERIEDMKKALDTLKAGDFAENITTTGVAASELAPGMRLVVGEAELEITQIGKTCHHGCAIRKQVGYCIMPKEGVFGRVVRGGKVQKGDPIGILRS, from the coding sequence ATGGGAACGGTACAGGCGGTCAATATCAGCGACAGGACCGGCGAGAAGAAACATGAGGTGGACTCGATCACGCTCATCGAGGACTACGGCGTGGAACACGACGCCCACGGCGGGAGCGGGCGGCAGGTCAGCCTGCTGGCCCTGGAGCGCATCGAGGACATGAAGAAGGCGCTCGATACCCTCAAGGCGGGCGATTTCGCGGAGAATATCACCACCACGGGCGTGGCCGCGTCCGAACTCGCGCCCGGCATGCGCCTGGTCGTGGGCGAGGCCGAGCTCGAGATCACCCAGATCGGCAAGACCTGCCACCACGGCTGCGCCATCCGCAAGCAGGTGGGCTACTGCATCATGCCCAAGGAGGGCGTGTTCGGCCGGGTGGTCCGGGGCGGCAAGGTCCAGAAGGGCGACCCGATCGGAATTCTTCGGTCCTGA
- a CDS encoding NfeD family protein: protein MDYFASAQNIQWLIWLGVGVVFVIAELAVPAFIVVFFGVGAFIAGATAFFGASVPVQLVVFGVSSVVLLILFRKMMAATFTGEKAEDEQGPDVIGQQAEVVDPIRPPQPGRIKFQGSFWSARSSEPVEPGSMVRIVKRDENDVNAFVVKKEQ from the coding sequence ATGGATTACTTCGCCTCGGCGCAAAACATACAATGGCTCATCTGGCTCGGCGTGGGCGTGGTTTTCGTTATCGCCGAACTGGCGGTGCCCGCCTTCATCGTGGTCTTCTTCGGCGTGGGCGCGTTCATCGCCGGGGCCACCGCCTTTTTCGGGGCCTCGGTTCCGGTCCAACTGGTGGTCTTCGGCGTCTCGTCCGTGGTCCTGCTCATCCTCTTCCGCAAGATGATGGCCGCCACCTTCACCGGTGAAAAAGCCGAGGACGAGCAGGGACCGGACGTCATCGGCCAGCAGGCCGAGGTTGTGGACCCCATCCGCCCGCCCCAACCCGGCAGAATCAAGTTCCAGGGCTCGTTCTGGAGCGCCCGGAGCAGCGAACCCGTGGAGCCGGGCTCCATGGTGCGCATCGTCAAGCGTGACGAAAACGACGTGAACGCCTTCGTGGTGAAAAAGGAGCAATAG
- a CDS encoding glycosyltransferase — protein sequence MKIAVIHENAEALLAGYGSLLAAMASMGHAVNALAPGSGPDAAAGFEALGVEYAMYPLAPHGLTPVGDLGTLLHLKQVLYRVKPELVLSMTSKPVVYGSLAARMAWVGEKKTVFALVEEPGFAFAGGGGLTGRLLARLAKPMFRAGFRSCDGICFRSAEAEAIFRELGLLLPEARTVVADQADFAARDRAVLAFLGMIPAD from the coding sequence ATGAAGATCGCCGTCATCCACGAAAACGCCGAGGCCCTGCTGGCCGGATATGGTTCGCTGTTGGCAGCCATGGCGTCCATGGGCCACGCGGTCAACGCGCTGGCGCCGGGCAGCGGCCCGGACGCGGCGGCCGGGTTCGAGGCGCTCGGCGTGGAGTACGCCATGTATCCGCTCGCCCCGCACGGCCTGACGCCCGTGGGCGACCTGGGCACACTGCTCCACCTGAAGCAGGTCCTGTACCGCGTCAAGCCGGAGCTGGTCCTGTCCATGACCTCCAAGCCGGTGGTCTACGGCTCCCTGGCCGCGCGCATGGCCTGGGTGGGCGAGAAAAAGACGGTCTTCGCCCTGGTGGAGGAGCCGGGCTTCGCCTTTGCCGGGGGCGGCGGGCTCACGGGGCGGCTGCTCGCCCGGCTGGCCAAACCCATGTTCCGGGCCGGGTTCCGGTCCTGCGACGGCATCTGTTTCCGCTCCGCCGAAGCCGAGGCCATTTTCCGCGAGCTCGGCCTGCTCCTGCCGGAAGCCCGGACCGTGGTCGCGGATCAGGCCGACTTTGCCGCACGAGATCGGGCCGTGCTCGCCTTCCTGGGAATGATTCCGGCCGATTGA
- a CDS encoding chloramphenicol acetyltransferase, whose amino-acid sequence MKTLDMHDWPRKSLYDYFRTLPSPHFSLTADVDVTALITTAKPRGVSVFNAALYAVMRAANRIPEFRQRLDGPDVVEFDAVHPAPTVPIDGDRFAFCYFDYADNWPDFDRACAEAVEAGKRQTELSDDSAHRLDLVFTTCLPWLHFTSMHHPVQGPDDSFPRIAWGKFSERNGRWLMPVNLQVHHALADGLHAGRFYEYLQETLDEFG is encoded by the coding sequence ATGAAGACCCTCGACATGCACGACTGGCCCCGCAAGAGCCTGTACGACTATTTCCGGACCCTGCCCTCGCCGCATTTTTCCCTGACCGCCGACGTGGACGTGACCGCGCTGATCACCACGGCCAAGCCGCGCGGCGTGTCCGTGTTCAACGCGGCGCTCTACGCGGTCATGCGCGCCGCCAACCGTATCCCCGAGTTCCGCCAGCGGCTGGACGGCCCGGACGTGGTCGAGTTCGACGCCGTTCATCCCGCGCCCACCGTACCCATCGACGGTGACCGCTTCGCCTTCTGCTATTTCGACTACGCCGACAACTGGCCCGACTTCGACCGGGCCTGCGCCGAAGCCGTCGAGGCGGGCAAACGGCAGACCGAACTCTCGGACGACTCCGCCCACCGCCTGGATCTCGTCTTCACCACCTGCCTGCCCTGGCTGCACTTCACCTCCATGCACCACCCCGTCCAGGGCCCAGACGACTCCTTCCCTCGCATCGCCTGGGGCAAATTCAGCGAGCGGAACGGCCGCTGGCTCATGCCCGTCAACCTCCAGGTCCACCACGCCCTGGCCGACGGCCTGCACGCCGGGCGCTTCTACGAGTATCTGCAGGAGACCCTGGACGAATTCGGGTAG
- a CDS encoding ankyrin repeat domain-containing protein encodes MAFRLLRVQFFVFLVLFTACATVRADPPAKALSQDLARAVEHGDHVRMAELLKQGADPNGLGFHTTLIHTAVYHDDVEGLRILLEHGAAPENINHQDEMPIHAASRMGNREMVELLLEHGCPVDARTESGETPLHVAALNGRFEIVDFLLEHGADLTAESGHGKILHEVVGLGRTPKMIPYLVERGAAVDAKDDSGATALRIAVGAEKPAMVKALLTAGADPNARDDRGNPPIAGLGQHTWMKEEAVEIAKLLLDGGAEVNFRLIWGSTPLQEAKIAEVAELLLQHGADPNGYDRVGCPALQQAIIKYDLERVDLLLRYGAEVNGKDGHGYKPLYEAVVRRKNAIVRLLLERGADPWSVDSQARSALYWAKSYRNTEALEILKEFGITEDKNPNGPDQDRRIPIGSPFWTLPPRTTRPNTPSLGMMQ; translated from the coding sequence ATGGCATTTCGACTCCTGCGCGTGCAGTTTTTTGTTTTTCTCGTCCTCTTCACGGCCTGCGCCACGGTCCGGGCCGACCCGCCCGCAAAGGCGCTGTCCCAAGACCTGGCCCGGGCGGTCGAGCACGGCGACCACGTCCGCATGGCCGAACTGCTAAAGCAGGGAGCCGATCCCAACGGCCTGGGCTTTCACACCACGCTCATCCATACAGCGGTCTACCACGATGACGTGGAAGGCCTCCGCATCCTGCTTGAACACGGGGCCGCCCCCGAGAACATCAACCATCAGGACGAAATGCCCATTCATGCCGCAAGCAGGATGGGTAACAGAGAAATGGTCGAGCTCCTGCTGGAGCATGGCTGTCCCGTGGACGCGCGAACGGAATCGGGAGAGACGCCCCTCCACGTCGCGGCCCTCAACGGCCGGTTCGAGATCGTCGATTTCCTGTTGGAGCACGGCGCGGACCTGACCGCCGAGAGCGGGCATGGCAAAATTCTCCATGAGGTGGTCGGCCTGGGGAGAACCCCGAAGATGATCCCCTACCTGGTGGAAAGGGGCGCGGCCGTCGATGCCAAGGACGACAGCGGCGCAACGGCCCTGCGAATAGCCGTCGGAGCCGAAAAACCGGCCATGGTCAAGGCCCTGCTGACCGCCGGCGCCGATCCGAACGCGCGCGACGACAGGGGGAATCCCCCCATCGCCGGGCTGGGGCAGCATACATGGATGAAGGAAGAGGCCGTGGAAATCGCTAAGCTGCTGCTGGACGGCGGGGCAGAGGTCAACTTCCGGCTGATCTGGGGGTCCACGCCCCTGCAAGAGGCCAAAATAGCCGAGGTCGCCGAACTGCTGCTGCAACACGGGGCCGATCCCAACGGGTACGACCGGGTGGGCTGCCCGGCCTTGCAGCAGGCCATCATCAAGTATGATCTGGAGCGCGTGGATCTGCTCCTGAGATACGGGGCGGAGGTAAACGGAAAGGACGGCCACGGCTACAAGCCCCTGTATGAAGCCGTGGTCCGTCGAAAAAACGCGATAGTGAGACTGCTACTGGAACGGGGGGCCGATCCGTGGAGCGTCGACAGCCAGGCGAGGTCGGCCCTGTATTGGGCCAAATCCTACAGAAACACCGAAGCGCTTGAGATCCTCAAGGAATTCGGAATAACAGAGGACAAGAACCCGAACGGCCCGGATCAGGACCGAAGAATTCCGATCGGGTCGCCCTTCTGGACCTTGCCGCCCCGGACCACCCGGCCGAACACGCCCTCCTTGGGCATGATGCAGTAG
- a CDS encoding putative zinc-binding protein, which yields MSDCGCSCQAAPKFVFSCSGAADVGEVADQAARGVSREGTAKMFCLAGIGGRVSGIVKSTEAAQRVVAIDGCPLNCARKTLEEAGFTEFGHIQLGDLGFKKGESPATPENIQTVMRAVTEAFSK from the coding sequence ATGTCCGATTGCGGTTGTTCGTGTCAGGCGGCCCCGAAATTCGTGTTCTCCTGTTCCGGCGCGGCGGACGTCGGCGAGGTGGCGGACCAGGCCGCGCGCGGCGTGTCCCGTGAGGGTACGGCCAAGATGTTCTGCCTGGCCGGCATCGGCGGCCGGGTGTCCGGCATCGTCAAGTCCACCGAGGCGGCGCAGCGTGTGGTGGCCATCGACGGCTGCCCGCTGAACTGCGCGCGCAAGACCCTGGAGGAGGCGGGCTTCACCGAGTTCGGCCACATCCAACTCGGCGACCTCGGCTTCAAGAAAGGCGAATCCCCGGCCACCCCGGAAAACATCCAGACCGTGATGCGGGCCGTCACCGAAGCGTTCTCGAAATAG